In Candidatus Zixiibacteriota bacterium, one genomic interval encodes:
- a CDS encoding S8 family serine peptidase, protein MATRVTRTGMFLTVLAILVLVSASGWASVSSDGSKAEPMLIRGTLVVEFESDVVIQQVQRGFGSVSLGIASVDLLMQKHNVSDAEKAFPWREAGLAASVEENRLARIYQLTLPESADLEAVRTDLLQNPRIRDVHILYAMPVTATPDDPEFTNQWHRTKLQLESAWDYEQGSDSVIIAIIDSGVNYLHPDLAGNIWVNPGEDIDGDGIVYDNDDINGIDDDGNGKIDDLVGWDFFSGGFTVADGEDGGTPDRDPNDFDGHGTHCAGIAAAVTNNTTDVVGVAGGWANSHRSFRGPRIMALRTGGRANDGLGYVNPLNCAQAIDYAVLMGADIINMSWGGSSTQAAAIVNAINNGLTLVHAAGNEDCDCPDQLDGYGTNVLSVASTTSGDGKSDFSNYGAWVDVSGPGSLILSTVSNEYSPDIDTYSGTSMAAPMVVGLAALIRSAMPSLTKSQIDSVIMATTDNIDAINPSYAGALGTGRINANNALSSMAIARFTSTATDGPVPLQVTFTDQSPFSPTSWSWNFGDGGVSTDPNPVHTYTQPGLYDVSLIVDDANGVGEERLNRYVWAQADTIIADSVEAIPGSSVPVTISLTNTLQVSSIEYSFKIANNESVLLDSVSVAGTRCDGMTVQIQGYDIANDRFSVLITASSPGTTDWMPAGTGPVMKLYFRIPSNYTRVTPIVVDTTSWGSRNNELITPIGPFVPTIDPGALYLAGCCIGQTGNVNDDAGGAVDLSDLIYFVNFLFLGGPAPACSGAANINGDVGCALDLSDLIYLVNFLFLGGPAPMPCNPACN, encoded by the coding sequence ATGGCAACGCGCGTCACCCGCACGGGTATGTTTCTGACCGTCCTGGCGATTCTCGTGCTTGTCTCGGCATCCGGCTGGGCCAGTGTCAGTTCGGACGGATCCAAGGCTGAGCCGATGCTGATCCGAGGCACGCTGGTCGTGGAATTCGAATCGGACGTCGTGATTCAACAGGTCCAGCGTGGATTCGGCTCCGTATCGCTCGGCATCGCCTCCGTCGACCTGCTCATGCAAAAGCACAATGTCTCCGATGCCGAGAAGGCCTTCCCATGGCGCGAGGCCGGCCTCGCCGCCAGCGTGGAGGAAAACCGGCTCGCGCGAATCTACCAGCTGACACTCCCCGAATCAGCCGATCTCGAGGCGGTCCGCACCGATCTTCTTCAGAATCCGAGAATCCGCGATGTACATATCCTGTATGCGATGCCGGTGACGGCTACGCCGGATGATCCCGAATTCACCAATCAGTGGCATCGAACCAAATTGCAGCTCGAGTCCGCCTGGGACTACGAACAAGGTTCCGACTCCGTTATCATCGCCATCATAGATAGCGGCGTCAATTATCTCCACCCGGACCTCGCCGGCAATATCTGGGTGAATCCCGGTGAAGATATCGATGGCGACGGAATCGTATACGACAACGATGATATCAACGGCATCGATGACGACGGCAACGGCAAAATCGACGACCTCGTGGGATGGGACTTCTTTAGCGGAGGATTCACCGTGGCCGACGGCGAGGACGGCGGGACGCCCGACCGCGACCCCAACGACTTCGACGGCCATGGCACCCACTGTGCCGGCATCGCCGCTGCGGTTACCAACAACACCACTGACGTCGTCGGCGTCGCGGGCGGCTGGGCGAACTCCCATCGCTCCTTCCGGGGACCGCGAATCATGGCCCTTCGCACCGGCGGACGCGCCAACGACGGCCTCGGTTACGTCAACCCGCTCAACTGCGCCCAGGCGATCGACTACGCCGTTCTCATGGGCGCCGACATCATCAATATGTCGTGGGGCGGCAGCTCCACGCAGGCCGCCGCAATCGTCAACGCCATCAACAACGGCCTGACGCTGGTGCATGCCGCCGGTAACGAAGATTGCGACTGCCCGGACCAGCTGGACGGCTACGGCACCAACGTGCTGTCGGTCGCCTCTACCACCTCCGGCGACGGCAAGTCGGATTTCAGCAACTACGGCGCCTGGGTCGACGTTTCCGGCCCGGGCTCGCTCATCCTGTCTACCGTGTCAAACGAATACTCGCCCGATATCGATACCTACTCCGGAACATCGATGGCTGCGCCGATGGTAGTCGGGCTGGCGGCCCTCATCCGTTCTGCCATGCCGTCGTTGACCAAGTCGCAGATTGACAGCGTCATCATGGCAACCACCGATAACATCGATGCCATCAACCCGTCGTACGCGGGCGCCCTCGGGACCGGACGCATCAACGCGAACAATGCCCTGTCGTCGATGGCAATCGCGCGGTTCACGTCGACTGCCACCGACGGCCCTGTGCCGCTGCAGGTGACTTTCACCGACCAGTCACCGTTTAGCCCGACCTCCTGGTCGTGGAATTTCGGCGACGGCGGTGTGTCGACCGACCCGAATCCAGTTCATACCTATACCCAGCCGGGATTATACGACGTCTCGCTCATCGTGGACGACGCCAATGGCGTTGGGGAAGAACGCCTCAACCGCTACGTCTGGGCGCAGGCCGATACGATCATCGCGGATTCTGTCGAAGCGATCCCGGGCTCATCTGTGCCGGTGACGATCAGCCTGACCAATACGCTGCAGGTTTCGAGTATCGAGTACTCGTTCAAAATCGCCAACAACGAAAGTGTGCTGCTGGATTCGGTTTCCGTTGCGGGTACGAGATGCGACGGCATGACCGTGCAGATTCAGGGATACGACATCGCCAACGATCGGTTCTCCGTGTTGATCACCGCGAGTTCGCCGGGAACCACCGACTGGATGCCCGCAGGCACCGGCCCTGTCATGAAACTCTACTTCCGGATTCCCAGCAACTACACGCGGGTGACTCCAATCGTGGTTGATACCACCTCGTGGGGAAGCCGCAATAACGAGCTGATTACGCCCATCGGACCGTTTGTCCCGACTATTGACCCGGGTGCGCTCTACCTCGCCGGGTGCTGTATCGGCCAGACCGGCAACGTCAACGATGATGCCGGCGGAGCGGTCGATTTGTCCGACCTGATCTATTTCGTCAACTTCCTGTTCCTCGGGGGACCCGCTCCGGCATGCTCCGGCGCGGCGAATATCAACGGCGACGTCGGTTGTGCGTTGGACCTGTCGGACCTCATCTATCTGGTCAATTTCCTGTTTCTGGGTGGGCCGGCGCCAATGCCGTGCAACCCCGCCTGTAACTGA
- a CDS encoding FlgD immunoglobulin-like domain containing protein produces the protein MKSLVLSIFLGLLLVTAVPVAADDLGAPDSVKLVATRPDISGNDSSFAVELYMWTDLQAIVGATLGFVWDNPNVLLDSVIGVPGHIQGNPFAIVSYMYKNNIDTTNAAKRFLINAVAFGVPGVPANGTWDHWATYYFSVTDWTATDSIVLDTANVMVSPQVIWQTAGGYTAGDVIFPIWTGKVVIKDPSDAAQPGDIEVPSTYSLLQNYPNPFNPSTTIGFALPTAGDVTLDVFNLLGQKVKTLVNTAMEAGEHTVVWDGTTDAGTRVASGVYFYRLSTENFTDTRKMLMLK, from the coding sequence ATGAAGTCGCTAGTGTTATCAATTTTTCTGGGGCTCCTGCTGGTCACAGCCGTGCCGGTCGCCGCTGACGATCTCGGGGCGCCCGATTCCGTCAAGCTCGTCGCGACCCGCCCTGACATCAGCGGAAATGACTCGTCCTTTGCCGTTGAACTGTACATGTGGACCGACCTGCAGGCCATCGTCGGCGCAACTCTCGGGTTTGTCTGGGACAATCCGAACGTTCTCCTGGACTCCGTGATCGGCGTACCCGGTCACATCCAGGGTAATCCGTTTGCCATCGTCAGCTACATGTACAAAAACAACATCGATACCACCAATGCCGCGAAGAGGTTTCTGATTAACGCCGTGGCGTTTGGCGTTCCCGGTGTCCCTGCAAACGGAACCTGGGATCACTGGGCCACCTACTACTTCAGTGTTACCGACTGGACGGCGACCGACTCTATCGTCCTCGACACGGCCAACGTGATGGTCTCTCCCCAGGTTATATGGCAGACTGCCGGCGGATATACCGCTGGTGACGTCATTTTCCCGATCTGGACCGGCAAAGTCGTTATCAAGGATCCTTCCGATGCCGCCCAGCCGGGTGATATCGAAGTCCCGTCGACTTACTCTCTGCTCCAGAACTACCCGAACCCGTTCAACCCGTCTACCACCATAGGCTTCGCCCTCCCGACCGCGGGCGATGTCACGCTGGACGTGTTCAACCTGCTGGGGCAGAAAGTAAAGACTCTTGTGAATACGGCGATGGAAGCCGGAGAACACACAGTCGTATGGGATGGCACCACTGATGCCGGTACTCGCGTCGCCAGTGGCGTCTACTTCTACCGCCTCTCAACTGAGAACTTCACCGACACCAGAAAGATGTTGATGCTGAAGTAA
- a CDS encoding beta-galactosidase, translating to MLGVIGNKFSIGKETYDPFAVELHYFRVEKRYWSICFERIKRAGFRIISTAVPWNVHQGNRKNIDFIGTDDPRKDLIVFLELAREFGFKVILRPGPWVAGQIKYGGLPSFLYKDLRILARDAKGQELTMPDDYGVEGGYLPSYLHKNYQFQLRSYFKSFIETTKNYVHPRGPVFMVELDYETSFGRILKPDSADYNPDVVAEFYGPFLQHRYEDIKKLNAAYKEKNADFSAVEPPRQFHDLKIEDYPKVLDWFRFREWMLNRYLETLEEVFTSYTVEPLFFRSLYFASGDLLPAYNLVPEDRAPFLGCNVFPEGTYFDLTNKARFMKSEYGFAYAASFTCGRAAEDPAREEAMAPISNNTRRFYFAAGLAAGFKGINHYMAADRDHWYGAPLRNDGTVSPGYDVIRNFNTAIQQIGFEEMDFQPKVAILANRLHYWLRLTSSPKEFLYVGRLMDETAPGFCHDLLRLKIPYGIRENRDYESMKNYDLLFVPSTEVMAEKDQEAIVELVKAGKTVILCGLMPRYDEDLKECQVLANHFRIKTTVDYHIGAITHKGGAFPSYVYGAIRSTDDAKVKKLAQVGAKTVGVCSTRFKGQFYVFSFDIASGGNHQKLSHLESVLAGINVEPAAFCSDPSVDIACHMGSRKGLLYIVVPPPGELSDGLETGKREIILQINLKKYGFTSARVKMTNILEGEEAKPIKTTAKDLRDGFALEVEYPDGLIFLIDKR from the coding sequence ATGTTAGGGGTCATTGGAAATAAGTTCTCCATTGGCAAGGAAACCTACGATCCGTTCGCTGTCGAGTTACATTACTTCCGGGTCGAAAAACGCTATTGGTCGATCTGCTTCGAGCGCATCAAACGCGCCGGGTTCCGGATCATTTCCACCGCCGTGCCATGGAATGTCCACCAGGGTAACAGGAAAAACATCGACTTCATCGGTACCGATGATCCCCGCAAGGATCTCATCGTCTTTCTCGAACTGGCACGTGAGTTCGGGTTTAAGGTCATCCTTCGCCCCGGTCCCTGGGTCGCGGGACAGATCAAATACGGTGGGCTCCCCTCGTTCCTGTACAAAGACCTCCGGATTCTCGCTCGCGACGCCAAAGGGCAGGAACTGACCATGCCCGATGATTACGGGGTCGAGGGCGGCTACCTGCCGTCCTACCTTCACAAAAACTACCAGTTCCAGCTTCGGAGTTATTTCAAGTCCTTTATCGAGACGACCAAAAACTACGTCCATCCCCGTGGGCCGGTCTTTATGGTCGAACTGGACTACGAAACGTCGTTTGGCCGCATCCTGAAACCCGACTCCGCGGATTACAACCCCGACGTAGTGGCTGAGTTCTACGGCCCGTTTTTGCAGCATCGATACGAGGACATCAAAAAACTCAACGCTGCCTACAAAGAGAAAAACGCCGATTTCTCCGCGGTCGAGCCTCCAAGGCAGTTCCACGACCTCAAGATCGAGGACTACCCGAAAGTCCTCGACTGGTTCCGGTTTCGCGAATGGATGCTCAACCGCTATCTCGAGACCCTCGAAGAGGTCTTTACGTCCTACACGGTCGAGCCGCTGTTCTTCCGCTCTCTGTATTTCGCCTCCGGCGATCTGCTTCCGGCATATAATCTGGTCCCTGAGGACCGGGCGCCGTTTCTCGGGTGCAACGTGTTTCCCGAAGGCACCTACTTCGATCTGACCAACAAGGCCCGGTTCATGAAGTCGGAATATGGATTCGCCTACGCTGCGTCGTTCACCTGCGGCCGGGCTGCCGAAGATCCGGCACGCGAAGAGGCGATGGCGCCGATCAGCAACAACACGCGGCGTTTCTACTTTGCCGCCGGCCTCGCGGCCGGCTTCAAAGGCATTAATCACTACATGGCGGCCGATCGCGACCACTGGTACGGCGCCCCCCTCCGTAACGACGGCACCGTCTCTCCGGGCTACGACGTCATAAGAAACTTCAACACCGCCATTCAGCAGATCGGTTTTGAGGAGATGGACTTCCAGCCGAAAGTCGCCATCCTCGCCAACCGACTCCACTACTGGCTGCGTCTGACCTCCAGTCCCAAGGAGTTTTTGTATGTCGGCCGCTTGATGGATGAGACCGCGCCGGGATTCTGTCACGACCTCCTTCGACTCAAAATCCCCTACGGTATCCGGGAAAACCGGGACTACGAATCGATGAAGAACTACGACCTCCTGTTCGTACCCTCGACTGAAGTCATGGCCGAGAAGGATCAGGAGGCGATTGTCGAATTGGTCAAGGCCGGCAAGACCGTCATCCTCTGCGGCCTGATGCCGAGATACGACGAAGATTTGAAAGAATGCCAGGTGCTGGCCAATCACTTCCGGATCAAAACGACGGTGGATTATCACATCGGCGCCATAACGCACAAAGGCGGCGCGTTCCCCTCCTACGTCTACGGCGCCATACGATCGACCGACGATGCCAAGGTGAAAAAACTCGCACAGGTCGGCGCCAAGACGGTTGGCGTCTGCTCCACCCGCTTCAAGGGTCAGTTCTACGTCTTCTCCTTTGACATCGCTTCCGGCGGCAATCACCAGAAGTTGTCGCATCTGGAGTCCGTTCTCGCGGGCATCAATGTCGAGCCGGCCGCCTTCTGCAGCGACCCGTCCGTCGATATCGCCTGCCACATGGGCTCCAGAAAAGGACTCCTCTACATCGTGGTGCCGCCGCCCGGAGAGTTGTCCGACGGCCTCGAGACCGGAAAGCGGGAGATCATTCTTCAGATCAACCTGAAGAAATACGGTTTCACGTCGGCGCGCGTCAAAATGACTAACATTCTCGAAGGTGAGGAAGCCAAGCCGATAAAAACGACCGCCAAGGATTTGCGCGACGGTTTCGCGCTCGAAGTCGAGTATCCCGACGGCCTTATCTTTCTCATAGACAAACGCTGA
- the ggt gene encoding gamma-glutamyltransferase, which translates to MIRQNPFRFLTPAGLAAVCGLLFAPTACDNIHVTRYFERAAVVSAAPLATDAGVKVFRNGGNAFDAAVVVGFVLAVVNPEAGNIGGGGFAVMRHGASGEITTLDFRETAPAAAHEAMFLDDSGRVIEGHSLVGAKAAGVPGTVAGLYAIWQKYGSLPWEDLVRTAADLADTGFTVDERLAATLAEHADSLRRYPETARLFAPTGATPSKGERFVQSDLAHTLYQIAAEGPEAFYTGAVAALIDSTMRVHGGLITRDDLAAYKALWRTPVHVRFDSLDVYSMPPPSSGGIVLGQILKIMEPFDMSTWLPDSPEYLRLLVESSRLAFADRATHLGDPDFYEIPAGLLDDAYLRIRRELIPASGAGSSSQIGPGMPMRPETEATTHFSVCDADGNMVALTYTLNSWYGSLVAVDGAGFLLNNEMDDFSIKAGEPNQFGLVGGDANKIVPGKRMLSSMTPTLVLNNGRPCMVLGSPGGSKIISAVAQTILNVSRFNMSLNEAVLQPRVHHQWIPDKVSLEQGGYSVAVIQRLIREGYDVEEVKPIGNVNAILIESTGLMQAVADTRRQGVAGGY; encoded by the coding sequence ATGATACGACAAAATCCCTTTCGTTTCCTGACGCCCGCCGGCCTCGCGGCCGTTTGCGGGCTCCTTTTTGCACCCACCGCGTGTGACAATATACACGTCACCCGTTATTTCGAGCGTGCCGCCGTAGTGTCGGCCGCGCCACTCGCCACCGACGCCGGCGTGAAAGTCTTCAGGAACGGCGGAAACGCGTTTGATGCGGCGGTTGTCGTCGGCTTTGTGCTGGCGGTCGTCAACCCCGAAGCCGGAAATATCGGCGGCGGCGGATTTGCCGTCATGCGCCACGGCGCCAGCGGCGAGATCACGACCCTGGACTTCCGGGAAACCGCCCCCGCGGCGGCCCATGAGGCGATGTTTCTCGATGACAGCGGCCGCGTCATTGAGGGACACTCGCTGGTCGGCGCGAAAGCCGCCGGCGTGCCCGGCACCGTGGCCGGCCTCTATGCTATCTGGCAGAAGTACGGCTCCCTCCCCTGGGAAGATCTCGTGCGCACCGCCGCCGATCTCGCCGATACCGGCTTCACCGTCGATGAACGGCTGGCTGCCACGCTCGCCGAACATGCCGACTCCCTGCGACGGTATCCCGAAACCGCACGGCTCTTTGCGCCGACCGGCGCAACACCTTCAAAAGGTGAACGATTCGTCCAGAGCGACCTCGCCCACACCCTGTACCAGATTGCCGCCGAAGGTCCGGAGGCCTTTTATACCGGTGCGGTCGCCGCGCTGATTGATTCTACGATGCGCGTACACGGCGGACTGATCACCCGCGACGATCTCGCCGCATACAAGGCGCTCTGGCGTACGCCTGTTCACGTACGGTTTGATTCGCTTGATGTCTACTCGATGCCTCCGCCGTCCTCCGGCGGGATCGTACTCGGCCAGATTCTGAAGATCATGGAACCGTTCGATATGAGCACCTGGCTTCCCGATTCCCCCGAGTACCTGCGCCTCCTGGTCGAATCCAGCCGGCTGGCATTTGCCGATCGCGCAACCCACCTCGGAGATCCCGACTTCTACGAGATCCCGGCCGGATTGCTCGACGATGCGTACCTGAGGATTCGTCGCGAGCTCATCCCTGCATCGGGCGCCGGCTCGTCCAGTCAGATCGGCCCCGGGATGCCCATGCGCCCTGAAACCGAAGCAACCACGCATTTCTCCGTGTGCGATGCCGACGGCAATATGGTCGCGCTCACCTACACGCTTAACAGCTGGTATGGGAGCCTCGTGGCCGTCGACGGCGCCGGCTTCCTGCTCAACAATGAGATGGATGACTTCTCGATCAAGGCCGGGGAACCGAACCAGTTCGGATTGGTCGGCGGCGACGCCAACAAGATCGTACCCGGAAAACGCATGCTGTCGTCCATGACCCCCACCCTCGTCCTCAACAACGGACGGCCCTGCATGGTCCTCGGATCTCCCGGCGGATCCAAAATTATCTCGGCGGTTGCCCAGACTATTCTCAACGTGAGCCGCTTCAACATGTCGCTCAATGAGGCCGTGCTGCAACCGCGCGTGCATCACCAGTGGATCCCGGACAAGGTTTCCCTTGAGCAGGGCGGCTACTCCGTCGCGGTCATTCAGCGTCTGATACGTGAGGGATACGACGTCGAGGAAGTGAAACCCATCGGCAACGTGAACGCCATCCTCATAGAGTCGACCGGCCTCATGCAGGCCGTCGCGGATACCCGCCGCCAGGGCGTGGCGGGCGGCTACTGA
- a CDS encoding DUF3592 domain-containing protein — translation MASANQTRLRSTSRISLLIAVVLLVCGGLLLNTTASRFERYSVMSHWPETQAVVTASGVIGDRAFRPNVVFTYQVDGTPYVDSSDLAMPSFGGRNNRREAADTMASMYPVGTAVTIHYDPDNPTDAKMKVSPPFSVYMQLSVGIILIALGFLAGMVSVRLKAERILRS, via the coding sequence ATGGCCTCAGCCAATCAGACACGTCTACGGTCCACGAGCCGCATCAGCCTTCTCATCGCGGTCGTGCTTCTTGTCTGCGGCGGCCTGCTGCTCAACACCACCGCCTCTCGATTCGAGCGCTATTCGGTGATGAGCCACTGGCCTGAAACACAAGCCGTGGTGACCGCCTCCGGCGTCATCGGCGATCGTGCCTTCCGTCCCAATGTCGTTTTCACCTATCAGGTCGATGGAACCCCGTATGTCGACAGCTCCGATCTGGCCATGCCGAGTTTCGGAGGACGGAACAACCGACGCGAGGCGGCCGACACGATGGCGTCGATGTACCCCGTCGGCACTGCCGTGACGATTCACTACGATCCCGACAATCCGACGGATGCGAAGATGAAAGTCTCGCCGCCGTTTTCTGTGTACATGCAGCTATCGGTCGGCATTATACTCATAGCGCTCGGCTTTTTGGCGGGTATGGTCTCGGTCCGCCTGAAAGCGGAGCGCATTCTCCGAAGCTGA
- a CDS encoding carbon starvation CstA family protein: MNVLVYLIGAVLCYIAGYRWYGRYVARSLGESSERPTPAVAQEDGRDYVPTKASVLFAHHYSTIAGAGPIVGPTLGILYGVGPAWLWIVIGAIFIGGVHDFVALFASVRERGASMAEVARKALGPTGFLLFIIFTIILIILVTSAFLSLTAVSLTSMRPIAELGLDENQTLIRTTVIDGQTLGIVGGIASTSVIFITLMAPLVGLFVIRRNVGTLKTYLIATAIGFASVYVGFQVPLTLSPFWWTVLISIYTMFACQAPVWLILQPRDFVNVQLLYAGMLALLVGVVVGGFNGLSLSYPTTNIAVGSSKMGPVWPFLFITIACGAISGFHALVAGGTSSKQLAREPQAKAIGYGGMLLESMLAVLVLIAIGSSISYADYMHIAWPSDGAGNPILAFATAMGQLLHNGFGLSLALGTVMGILIVEGFLITTLDSAVRLNRYLFEELWRALTPNPPAVMTKFWFNSGLSVVLMFLLAQSQGWKFIWPVFGATNQLLAALTLIAATAWLHRAGRRSWFTLAPAILMMATTIAALTYQLITDFWPAENVILAAMTVLLLALAIGVLVISVRQIVRLHPRTKPFSA; this comes from the coding sequence GTGAACGTGCTTGTATATCTGATTGGCGCGGTCCTGTGCTACATCGCGGGCTATCGATGGTACGGACGGTATGTTGCCCGCTCGCTGGGAGAATCGTCAGAACGCCCCACCCCGGCCGTCGCACAGGAAGACGGAAGAGATTATGTCCCCACCAAAGCATCGGTCCTGTTCGCGCATCACTACTCAACTATAGCCGGCGCCGGACCGATTGTCGGCCCGACCCTCGGCATTCTCTACGGGGTAGGTCCCGCCTGGCTGTGGATCGTCATTGGGGCGATCTTCATCGGAGGCGTACATGATTTCGTGGCGTTATTTGCGTCCGTCCGCGAACGCGGCGCATCGATGGCCGAGGTCGCCCGCAAGGCCCTTGGTCCAACCGGCTTCTTGCTGTTCATCATATTTACCATCATCCTGATCATCCTCGTGACTTCGGCTTTCCTGTCGCTGACCGCCGTGTCGCTCACTTCGATGCGTCCCATCGCCGAACTCGGTCTCGACGAAAACCAGACGCTCATCCGTACTACCGTGATAGACGGACAGACCCTCGGCATCGTGGGCGGGATTGCCTCGACCTCGGTGATCTTCATTACGCTTATGGCCCCGCTTGTCGGGCTGTTCGTGATCCGCCGCAACGTCGGAACGCTGAAAACCTACCTTATCGCAACCGCAATCGGATTTGCTTCCGTCTATGTCGGGTTTCAGGTACCGCTCACGCTGTCGCCGTTCTGGTGGACCGTGCTCATTTCCATCTACACGATGTTTGCCTGTCAGGCGCCGGTGTGGCTGATCCTGCAGCCCCGCGATTTCGTCAACGTCCAGCTGCTTTATGCGGGGATGCTCGCACTGCTGGTGGGGGTCGTAGTGGGCGGATTCAACGGCCTGTCGCTCTCCTACCCGACAACCAATATCGCTGTCGGATCCTCCAAAATGGGTCCGGTCTGGCCGTTCCTGTTCATAACGATCGCCTGCGGCGCCATATCCGGATTCCACGCGCTGGTCGCCGGCGGAACATCATCCAAACAACTGGCCCGGGAACCACAGGCAAAAGCCATCGGATACGGCGGTATGCTGCTGGAATCGATGCTGGCCGTTCTGGTGCTGATTGCTATCGGCTCATCAATCAGTTATGCCGATTACATGCACATCGCCTGGCCGTCCGACGGCGCCGGCAACCCCATCCTCGCCTTTGCCACCGCCATGGGGCAACTTCTCCACAACGGCTTCGGATTGTCCCTTGCGCTCGGGACCGTCATGGGGATTCTGATCGTCGAGGGATTCCTCATAACCACCCTCGATTCGGCGGTCCGCCTCAATCGCTATCTCTTCGAAGAACTGTGGCGTGCCCTTACACCCAACCCGCCGGCCGTGATGACAAAATTCTGGTTCAACTCGGGACTCTCGGTGGTGCTGATGTTCCTGCTGGCACAGTCACAGGGGTGGAAGTTCATTTGGCCGGTCTTCGGAGCTACCAACCAGTTACTGGCAGCTTTAACCCTCATTGCCGCAACGGCATGGCTCCACCGAGCTGGACGTCGAAGCTGGTTCACGCTGGCTCCCGCCATACTCATGATGGCCACCACCATTGCAGCTCTCACATACCAGCTCATTACGGATTTCTGGCCGGCCGAGAACGTGATCCTGGCCGCTATGACCGTGCTGTTGCTCGCGCTGGCCATTGGGGTGCTCGTTATCTCCGTTCGGCAGATCGTCCGCCTCCACCCGCGCACAAAACCTTTTTCTGCATAA
- a CDS encoding sensor domain-containing diguanylate cyclase: protein MKLFLDRNRTLLPRVDIIYLITRAMTLLGFSWFAYHSGFFRAYPVTFWLVFTTFAAHLAVFAAAMKGRFDLKLAYLTAIIYDLMFVPLAISLAGGLASSMYLLFFMTISVAAYVLTFWPATVAVALVSVAYAYLVLGELDPGNALDFTMRLGFLWVYYLAISYVSRYLRKSEARLVKLFNTLNLRTAELEKSQAQLEVFYENTRTLGAILEEDGIVKELIRIMSNTLRYQYCAVVQLDRWGHYYYRARSIEGRPNWLFKAIDGDGARLIARVISLEEPVRIKDLTGRDDYAPLQPRARSALVVPMVAHGKAKGVLIAESIGIDHFTERDMQQFTSVARSAALALDNAELHRRTEELTMIDELTATYNYRYFVHKLEEEKKRALRYDLPLSIIMVDIDWFKKINDSYGHEAGNEVLRDLSTVIKRCIRDVDIFCRYGGEEFAVILPQTAKLEAEHIGERIRAQVEEMIIETEKGERLKITVSVGVSAYPENGRSHEDLVTAADQALYRAKGSGKNLVCSV from the coding sequence ATGAAACTATTCCTCGACAGAAATCGCACCCTTCTGCCTCGGGTGGACATTATCTACCTGATCACCCGGGCCATGACCCTGCTCGGCTTCTCCTGGTTTGCGTATCACTCAGGCTTCTTCCGGGCCTATCCCGTGACTTTCTGGCTCGTTTTCACCACGTTTGCGGCACACCTCGCCGTTTTCGCTGCCGCCATGAAAGGCCGGTTCGACCTCAAGCTCGCCTATCTCACCGCTATCATCTACGACCTGATGTTTGTCCCGCTGGCCATTTCGCTTGCCGGCGGTCTGGCTTCATCGATGTACCTCCTCTTCTTCATGACTATCTCGGTCGCCGCCTACGTGCTCACGTTCTGGCCCGCGACGGTGGCGGTGGCGCTTGTTTCGGTGGCATATGCCTACCTTGTCCTGGGGGAACTCGATCCCGGCAATGCCCTCGATTTCACCATGCGCCTGGGCTTCCTGTGGGTCTACTATCTCGCCATAAGCTATGTTTCCCGATACCTTCGCAAGTCCGAAGCGCGCCTCGTGAAGCTTTTCAACACCCTGAATCTCCGCACCGCCGAACTGGAAAAATCGCAGGCGCAACTGGAGGTGTTCTACGAGAATACCCGCACGCTGGGCGCTATCCTCGAAGAAGACGGCATCGTCAAGGAACTGATCCGCATCATGTCGAATACCCTTCGCTACCAGTATTGCGCCGTCGTGCAGCTGGACCGCTGGGGGCACTACTACTACCGGGCGCGCTCCATCGAGGGCCGCCCCAACTGGCTGTTTAAGGCAATCGACGGCGACGGCGCCAGGTTGATCGCACGGGTCATATCGCTCGAAGAGCCCGTCCGGATCAAAGATTTGACCGGCCGCGACGACTACGCGCCGCTGCAGCCGCGGGCCCGGTCCGCGCTCGTGGTCCCCATGGTGGCGCACGGAAAGGCCAAGGGCGTTCTCATCGCTGAGTCGATCGGCATCGATCATTTCACCGAACGCGATATGCAGCAGTTCACGTCCGTCGCACGCTCGGCCGCCCTGGCCCTCGACAATGCCGAACTGCACCGGCGCACCGAAGAACTTACCATGATCGATGAGTTGACCGCGACGTATAACTACCGTTACTTTGTGCACAAGCTGGAAGAGGAAAAGAAACGTGCCCTGCGCTACGACCTGCCGCTGTCGATCATCATGGTCGATATCGACTGGTTCAAGAAAATCAACGACTCGTACGGCCACGAAGCGGGTAACGAGGTGCTGCGCGATCTATCGACCGTCATCAAGCGGTGCATCCGCGACGTTGATATCTTCTGCCGGTACGGCGGCGAAGAGTTCGCCGTCATCCTGCCGCAGACGGCCAAGCTCGAAGCCGAGCATATCGGCGAACGCATCCGGGCGCAGGTTGAAGAGATGATTATCGAAACCGAAAAAGGCGAACGGCTGAAAATCACCGTGTCAGTGGGCGTTTCGGCATATCCGGAGAACGGTCGGTCACACGAGGATCTGGTGACCGCGGCCGACCAGGCGCTCTACCGCGCCAAAGGCTCCGGCAAAAACCTCGTCTGTTCGGTTTAG